The uncultured Bacteroides sp. genome has a segment encoding these proteins:
- a CDS encoding Gfo/Idh/MocA family oxidoreductase, whose product MKQEFINRREFLRNLGIAGAGAVLATSPWLSAFSEVKLTGKEKCRLGVIGTGSRGQFHIGFLLKNLKVEIVALCDIYRSSIEEAHKLIPSAKVYDDYRKLLEDKTVDAVLVATPLNTHYRIVMDALDAGKHVLCEKCIGYSIEECHKMYKRHKETGLIFFTGQQRLFDPRYIKAMEMIHHGVFGEINSIRTFWNRNGDWRRPVPSPELEHLINWRLYRESSKGLMTELACHQLQIGSWALRKLPEKVMGHGAITFWKDGREVYDNISCIYVFDDGVKMTFDSVTSNKFYGLEEQIMGNLGTVEPERGKYFFENVSPAPGFLQMVNDFENKLFGSLPFAGTSWAPETANVNNGEYILGERPNTDGTSLLLDAFVEAVITRRQPTRIAEEGYYASVLCLLGHQAIEEGRILSFPDEYKIDYLNHKPQTLLGV is encoded by the coding sequence ATGAAACAAGAATTTATTAACCGACGTGAATTTTTAAGAAATCTTGGAATTGCGGGTGCAGGAGCTGTATTGGCTACAAGTCCTTGGTTGTCTGCTTTTTCGGAAGTAAAGTTAACAGGTAAAGAAAAATGTCGTTTGGGAGTTATCGGGACTGGATCACGCGGACAGTTTCATATTGGCTTTCTATTGAAGAACTTAAAGGTAGAGATCGTTGCACTATGCGATATTTATCGTTCGTCAATTGAAGAGGCTCATAAACTTATCCCTTCTGCTAAAGTTTATGATGACTACCGAAAGTTATTGGAAGATAAAACAGTTGATGCTGTTCTAGTGGCAACTCCCTTGAATACTCATTACAGAATTGTGATGGATGCGCTTGATGCAGGGAAACATGTGCTTTGTGAGAAATGTATTGGCTACAGTATCGAAGAATGCCACAAGATGTATAAACGCCATAAGGAGACTGGCCTTATTTTCTTTACTGGACAACAACGTCTTTTCGATCCGCGCTATATAAAGGCTATGGAAATGATTCATCATGGCGTATTTGGAGAAATCAATTCTATTCGCACCTTTTGGAATAGAAATGGAGATTGGAGAAGACCTGTTCCCTCGCCTGAGCTGGAACACCTCATCAACTGGAGATTGTATCGCGAATCTTCCAAAGGGCTAATGACTGAACTTGCTTGTCATCAACTACAAATAGGTAGTTGGGCTTTGCGCAAACTCCCTGAAAAAGTTATGGGACACGGTGCTATAACCTTCTGGAAAGACGGCAGAGAGGTATATGATAATATTAGTTGTATATACGTCTTTGACGATGGTGTGAAAATGACATTTGATTCTGTTACTTCTAACAAATTTTATGGACTGGAAGAACAAATAATGGGTAATTTGGGAACTGTGGAGCCTGAACGTGGTAAATATTTCTTTGAGAATGTTTCTCCTGCGCCGGGATTTTTACAGATGGTAAACGACTTCGAAAACAAACTTTTTGGTTCACTTCCTTTTGCAGGAACGAGTTGGGCTCCAGAAACTGCAAACGTGAACAATGGTGAGTATATACTTGGCGAACGTCCAAATACGGATGGAACCTCGCTCTTATTGGATGCTTTTGTGGAAGCTGTCATCACTCGTCGACAGCCTACTCGGATTGCAGAAGAAGGCTACTACGCAAGTGTTCTTTGCTTGTTAGGACATCAAGCTATTGAAGAAGGACGCATTCTTTCTTTCCCTGATGAATACAAGATTGATTATTTGAACCATAAACCTCAAACACTACTTGGAGTATGA
- a CDS encoding FAD:protein FMN transferase: MKNDTIQHLTKSMSNGSQLLYSWFTSMHTRVDILLYRQDENNIQLEIANLIYNELKRLEQLANFYDDSELSRINTEAAKHPVTVSPELFEILSFCLSAHKRTFGCFDIAIHSDNYNKETIHAISMSAEDRTISFSRPGVRINLSGCLKGYALERVRSILNNNGQENALINLGNSSVLALGNHPYGEGWKVGFGNGMTCNSGEREVWLFNECLTTSGNDSEERKHIIDPCNGKPVEGHRQVAVATNSGMEGEILSTALFVALIDQREELLKSFSPRWVQHLFVNKYISRGKNTYV, encoded by the coding sequence ATGAAAAACGATACTATACAACACCTGACAAAGTCAATGAGTAACGGTAGCCAGTTACTATACTCATGGTTTACTTCGATGCACACACGTGTTGACATTCTATTATACAGACAAGATGAAAATAATATTCAGCTTGAAATAGCTAATTTGATATATAACGAATTAAAGCGATTGGAACAGCTTGCTAACTTCTATGATGACAGCGAACTCTCGCGAATTAATACTGAAGCAGCTAAGCATCCGGTTACAGTCAGTCCTGAACTTTTTGAAATTCTCTCTTTCTGTTTATCTGCGCATAAACGTACATTTGGTTGTTTCGATATTGCAATCCATTCCGATAATTATAATAAGGAAACTATCCACGCTATAAGCATGTCAGCTGAAGATCGAACAATTTCTTTCAGTCGGCCAGGTGTACGAATAAATCTGTCCGGTTGCCTAAAAGGGTATGCTTTAGAACGAGTACGAAGTATTTTGAATAATAACGGGCAGGAAAACGCTTTGATTAATTTGGGTAACAGTTCAGTTCTTGCCTTGGGTAATCACCCATATGGTGAAGGCTGGAAAGTAGGTTTCGGAAATGGAATGACTTGCAACTCGGGAGAAAGAGAAGTGTGGCTCTTTAATGAATGTTTAACCACTTCAGGTAATGATTCAGAAGAACGGAAACATATCATCGATCCATGCAATGGTAAACCTGTTGAAGGACATCGTCAAGTAGCCGTCGCTACGAATAGCGGGATGGAAGGTGAAATCTTATCTACTGCTTTATTTGTCGCTCTTATTGATCAGAGAGAGGAGTTACTAAAAAGTTTCTCACCTCGCTGGGTTCAGCATCTTTTTGTGAATAAATACATTTCTAGAGGAAAAAATACTTATGTGTAA
- a CDS encoding TonB-dependent receptor produces MIKKLLLLFLSVLTMTAYSQNVAITGQVVDTGNMPLIGVNVVVKGTATGSITDIDGNFSLNGKKGHTLVFSYIGMTSQEVIFKGSPLHIVMQDNAKSLGEIVVVGYGTMKRKDVTGAVSHIGKEVLQTKVATNVVDFLTGSIAGVNISPSSGAAGGGSIEVRGPASLKASTSPLIVLDGVIFYGNMADINPNDIESIDVLKDASSTAIYGAKGSAGVIMISTKRGTTSKPIINLSANIGTAQSQFLPKLATPEQYIQRRSDYWKTNDYFLPGSQQHGAGYYDNPNNLPEDVTQEQWANYDASFSGDYVGTWMTRLGFNPLEIDNYKAGKVVDWQDLVYKSGLRQDYNASVSGKTPNTNYYMSLGYTDNEGFQVGDQFRAVRARLNLDTDITKWLKVGLNAQFANKGTDQISVDAGSSSAMSPFGSVYEDDGSIKVRPWNDNRVSNPLLARSVDDKFYRTQNLTSTVYGKLTLPYGISYQTNFNVRFGWIKDYYFKSDVNPGVVAGGESTRRDYSDYEWSVDNMLKWNHTFADIHNVDATFVYTAEKFQSWESTGNNEGFQPNGTLSYHGIQAGINPVVNSNDEMQTGNGMLARLNYSLMDRYLFTASVRRDGFSAFGQNSPYGVFSAFAAGWRISEEKFMKKLSFVDNLKLRLSWGQNGNRDIGRYAAFSRLTITNSIQDGVNVKGVYPSSLANNDLKWETTSAFNFGLDFGLFNNRLSGVADVYFNKTTNLLMDRSMPAITGYGSVATNLGQINNKGIELTLTSVNVSIPKVISWSTSFIYSINKNTIKHLYGKMINVLDNKGNVIGLCEDDDVQNGWYIGHGIRDVYDYKWLGVWQMGEEYEANKYGKQPGDPKLLDVNGDGVVNTSDKVWLGSSDPRYRMSLRSDLRLLNCIDFSFVLRGEFNYLGIDNLARNEDNRYFESANSTWTEYWTPWNPNSEYARLGADCSNPTVNIYKKRNYVKMQNMSLAYIFPQKLLSKLMIENLKLSFNVDNAFVLSKWRTSDPMTKGITPRIFTFGINMTL; encoded by the coding sequence ATGATTAAAAAATTATTGCTTTTATTTTTATCTGTCCTTACGATGACTGCCTATTCGCAGAACGTAGCTATAACAGGACAAGTTGTGGATACCGGGAACATGCCGTTAATTGGCGTGAATGTAGTAGTGAAAGGCACTGCAACAGGTTCTATTACCGATATTGACGGTAATTTTTCATTGAACGGAAAGAAAGGACATACACTTGTCTTTTCTTATATTGGTATGACTTCCCAAGAAGTTATTTTTAAAGGTTCTCCATTGCACATAGTGATGCAGGATAATGCTAAATCGTTGGGCGAAATTGTTGTGGTAGGCTACGGTACGATGAAGAGAAAGGATGTAACTGGTGCTGTTTCACATATTGGAAAAGAAGTTTTGCAGACTAAAGTCGCAACAAATGTTGTTGATTTCTTGACAGGAAGTATTGCTGGTGTTAATATTAGCCCTTCAAGTGGCGCAGCTGGTGGTGGTTCTATTGAAGTTCGTGGCCCAGCTTCTTTAAAAGCTTCTACTTCTCCTTTGATTGTTTTGGATGGTGTTATATTTTATGGTAATATGGCCGATATTAATCCTAATGATATTGAAAGCATCGATGTGCTAAAAGATGCAAGTTCTACAGCTATATATGGTGCTAAAGGTTCAGCTGGTGTTATTATGATTTCCACTAAAAGAGGTACCACGAGTAAACCTATAATTAATCTTAGTGCTAATATAGGTACAGCGCAATCACAGTTTTTACCAAAGTTAGCTACGCCGGAGCAGTATATTCAAAGGCGTTCTGATTATTGGAAGACTAATGATTACTTTTTACCAGGTAGCCAACAACATGGGGCGGGATATTATGATAATCCTAACAATTTGCCAGAAGATGTGACTCAAGAACAATGGGCTAATTATGATGCTTCTTTCTCTGGAGACTATGTTGGAACATGGATGACCCGTCTAGGATTTAATCCTTTGGAAATAGATAATTATAAAGCGGGAAAAGTTGTTGACTGGCAGGATCTTGTTTATAAATCAGGTTTAAGACAGGATTATAATGCCTCAGTTTCGGGTAAGACGCCCAATACGAATTATTACATGTCTCTAGGCTATACAGATAATGAGGGCTTTCAGGTAGGAGATCAATTCCGTGCAGTCAGAGCTCGTCTTAATTTGGATACAGATATTACAAAATGGTTGAAGGTTGGTTTGAATGCACAATTTGCCAATAAAGGAACGGATCAGATTAGTGTGGATGCTGGAAGTTCCAGTGCAATGAGTCCTTTTGGTAGTGTATATGAAGATGATGGAAGTATTAAAGTGCGACCTTGGAATGATAATAGGGTTTCGAATCCTTTGTTGGCACGATCTGTTGACGATAAATTTTATAGAACACAGAACCTAACATCAACAGTATATGGCAAGTTGACTCTTCCTTATGGAATTAGCTATCAAACTAACTTTAATGTTCGTTTTGGTTGGATAAAAGATTATTATTTTAAATCTGACGTAAATCCAGGTGTAGTAGCTGGGGGAGAGTCCACTCGCCGTGATTACTCCGATTACGAATGGAGTGTTGATAACATGTTGAAATGGAATCATACGTTTGCTGACATTCATAATGTAGATGCAACATTTGTATATACTGCTGAAAAATTTCAATCTTGGGAAAGTACTGGAAATAATGAAGGTTTTCAGCCTAATGGTACATTGAGTTACCATGGCATTCAGGCAGGTATTAATCCTGTTGTTAATTCCAATGATGAGATGCAAACAGGAAATGGTATGCTGGCACGTTTAAATTATTCTTTGATGGATCGTTATTTGTTTACTGCTTCTGTACGTCGTGATGGTTTTTCTGCATTTGGACAGAATAGTCCGTATGGTGTTTTTTCTGCTTTTGCTGCAGGATGGCGTATCTCGGAAGAGAAATTTATGAAAAAGTTAAGCTTTGTTGATAATTTGAAGTTACGTTTATCTTGGGGACAGAATGGTAATAGAGACATTGGTCGTTATGCTGCTTTTTCTCGTTTGACAATAACAAATTCAATTCAAGATGGAGTAAATGTGAAAGGCGTGTATCCTTCTAGTTTGGCTAATAATGATTTGAAATGGGAAACGACAAGTGCTTTCAATTTTGGATTGGACTTTGGATTATTCAATAACAGATTGAGTGGTGTAGCTGATGTCTATTTTAATAAAACCACAAACTTATTGATGGACCGCTCTATGCCTGCAATTACTGGATATGGAAGTGTAGCTACAAACTTAGGACAAATAAATAACAAAGGAATAGAATTGACTTTGACAAGCGTGAATGTTAGCATCCCTAAAGTGATATCTTGGAGCACTTCATTTATTTATTCAATTAATAAAAATACAATAAAGCATTTGTATGGTAAAATGATTAATGTTTTAGATAATAAAGGTAATGTTATTGGACTGTGTGAGGATGATGATGTGCAAAATGGTTGGTATATCGGGCATGGAATTCGTGATGTTTATGACTACAAATGGCTTGGTGTCTGGCAGATGGGTGAAGAGTATGAAGCAAACAAATATGGTAAACAACCTGGTGATCCTAAACTTCTTGACGTCAATGGAGATGGTGTAGTTAATACAAGTGATAAAGTATGGCTAGGTTCGAGTGATCCCCGTTATAGAATGTCTCTTCGTAGCGATTTGAGATTGCTTAATTGTATTGATTTCTCATTTGTTCTTCGTGGAGAATTTAATTATCTTGGGATAGATAATTTAGCTAGAAATGAAGATAATCGTTATTTTGAAAGTGCTAATTCCACTTGGACAGAATATTGGACTCCATGGAATCCTAATAGCGAATATGCCCGTTTGGGTGCTGACTGTTCAAATCCAACAGTGAATATTTATAAGAAAAGAAATTACGTCAAAATGCAGAATATGTCATTAGCTTATATATTCCCTCAAAAGCTTTTAAGTAAACTTATGATTGAGAATTTAAAACTGAGCTTCAATGTGGATAATGCATTTGTTTTATCAAAATGGAGAACTTCTGACCCGATGACCAAAGGTATAACTCCCCGTATCTTCACGTTTGGAATAAATATGACCTTGTAA
- a CDS encoding Gfo/Idh/MocA family oxidoreductase translates to MVSRRDFLKTMTIASAGLAVGSNGLLKAASLNVGQKPKMKAKVKIAYVGIGNRGEQVIGEFARTGMIEVVALCDVDMGAKHTQKVIGMYPKAKQFRDFRQMFDKAGNEFDAVVIATPDHSHFPISMLALASGKHVYVEKPLARTFYEAELLMQAARRHPELATQVGNQGHSEANYFQFKAWMDAGIIKDVTAVTAHMNNVRRWHKWDSNIYKLPEAQSIPKDMDWNTWLGAVPYHEYNEKYHQGEWRCWYDFGMGTLGDWGAHILDTVHEFLELGLPYEVSMLYEKGHNDYFYPYSSTILFRFPQRKGMPPVDITWYDGLDNLPPIPPGYGVSGLDPNIPKTNQGDAPATQLNPGKIIYTKDLIFKGGSHGSTLSIIPEEKAREMADKLPVVPKSPSNHFENFLLACNGIEKTRSSFEINGVLSQVFSLGVMAQRLNTQLFFDSRTKQITNNQFANAMLTGIPPRNGWEEFYKL, encoded by the coding sequence ATGGTATCCAGAAGAGATTTTCTCAAGACTATGACAATTGCATCAGCTGGGTTGGCAGTAGGCTCTAACGGGTTGCTTAAGGCTGCCTCCTTGAATGTTGGGCAAAAACCAAAGATGAAAGCTAAAGTAAAGATAGCTTATGTAGGTATTGGTAACAGAGGCGAACAAGTTATAGGAGAGTTTGCTCGAACAGGAATGATTGAAGTAGTTGCACTCTGTGATGTGGACATGGGTGCTAAACACACGCAGAAGGTGATCGGCATGTATCCTAAAGCAAAACAATTCCGGGATTTCCGACAGATGTTTGATAAAGCGGGAAACGAGTTTGATGCAGTAGTCATAGCTACACCTGATCATTCACATTTTCCCATCAGTATGCTGGCTTTGGCATCAGGCAAGCATGTATATGTAGAAAAACCTTTGGCACGTACTTTCTATGAGGCAGAGTTACTGATGCAAGCTGCGCGCCGACATCCAGAATTGGCAACACAAGTGGGAAATCAGGGACATTCCGAAGCCAATTATTTCCAATTTAAAGCATGGATGGACGCGGGTATCATCAAAGATGTTACAGCTGTCACAGCTCATATGAATAACGTTCGTCGTTGGCATAAATGGGACTCTAATATCTACAAACTGCCTGAAGCCCAATCTATCCCGAAAGATATGGATTGGAATACATGGCTCGGAGCTGTTCCATATCATGAATACAACGAAAAATATCATCAGGGCGAATGGCGTTGTTGGTATGATTTTGGCATGGGAACTTTAGGTGATTGGGGTGCACATATTCTTGATACTGTACACGAGTTTCTCGAACTTGGTTTGCCGTATGAAGTGTCAATGTTGTATGAGAAGGGACATAATGATTATTTCTATCCTTACTCGTCCACTATCCTGTTCCGCTTCCCGCAACGTAAAGGAATGCCACCCGTAGATATCACTTGGTATGACGGACTAGATAATTTGCCGCCTATTCCTCCAGGATACGGTGTATCAGGCCTTGATCCCAACATTCCTAAAACAAATCAGGGAGATGCGCCTGCCACACAACTTAATCCTGGGAAAATAATCTATACAAAGGACTTAATATTTAAAGGAGGAAGCCATGGAAGCACGCTGTCAATCATTCCTGAAGAAAAAGCAAGAGAGATGGCAGATAAATTACCTGTAGTACCCAAAAGCCCTTCCAATCATTTTGAAAATTTCTTGTTAGCTTGTAACGGCATAGAGAAAACACGTTCATCGTTCGAAATTAATGGTGTGTTGAGCCAGGTATTCTCACTCGGTGTTATGGCACAACGTCTCAATACCCAGTTGTTCTTTGATAGTCGTACTAAACAAATTACTAACAATCAATTTGCTAATGCTATGTTAACAGGAATCCCTCCACGAAATGGTTGGGAAGAATTTTATAAATTGTAA
- a CDS encoding family 43 glycosylhydrolase, whose product MKNKYVLLAFALMGSLMSCSESDKLVKEKFVHPYSNPLTNFSSADPSVLKVTDRLFYTYCTNTIIRKSEDLINWTDAGPMFSTKPSFVTDSGAAVWAPSIQKIGDKYMLYYAMSAMGKPETAGIGTAYADTPEGPFNIDKSVDGKGKLFSSAEIGIRNSIDPCFFEENGQKWLFCGSFNGIYAVKLSDDGMNVAPDLATAKAEKIQIAGDAFEASYIYKRGDYYYLFASVGACCSSMLSTYTTVVGRSTSLLGPYVNKKGESMLDNNYEIIIKANDRFVGPGHNSEIIQDSEGNDWMLYHSYDRQTPSKGRYLMIDKIVWEDGWPSIANDSPSSEAEAPVCKQN is encoded by the coding sequence ATGAAAAACAAATATGTATTACTAGCTTTTGCTCTCATGGGGAGTTTAATGTCTTGTTCTGAAAGTGACAAATTAGTAAAGGAAAAATTCGTCCACCCTTATTCGAATCCATTAACTAATTTTAGTTCGGCAGATCCTTCTGTATTAAAAGTAACTGATCGATTATTTTATACATATTGTACAAATACAATCATTCGTAAATCAGAAGATTTGATTAATTGGACTGATGCAGGCCCTATGTTCTCAACAAAACCTTCGTTCGTTACAGATAGTGGAGCAGCAGTATGGGCACCGTCTATTCAGAAAATAGGAGACAAGTATATGTTGTATTATGCAATGTCTGCTATGGGAAAACCCGAAACAGCTGGTATCGGGACAGCTTATGCTGATACCCCTGAAGGTCCTTTCAATATAGACAAATCTGTTGATGGTAAGGGTAAATTATTTTCTTCTGCTGAAATTGGAATAAGAAACTCTATTGACCCTTGCTTCTTTGAAGAAAACGGCCAAAAATGGTTGTTCTGTGGAAGTTTCAATGGCATTTATGCTGTAAAACTGTCCGATGATGGAATGAATGTAGCTCCTGACCTTGCAACAGCTAAAGCTGAAAAAATTCAAATTGCAGGTGATGCTTTTGAGGCATCATATATTTATAAGCGAGGCGATTATTACTATTTGTTTGCATCTGTTGGCGCTTGTTGCAGTTCAATGTTGAGTACTTATACTACAGTTGTTGGACGCTCTACTTCTTTGTTAGGCCCGTATGTAAATAAGAAGGGAGAGAGTATGCTTGATAATAATTATGAAATAATAATTAAGGCTAATGATCGTTTTGTGGGTCCAGGACATAATTCAGAAATTATTCAAGATAGTGAAGGTAATGATTGGATGTTATATCATAGTTATGATAGACAGACTCCTAGTAAAGGACGCTATTTGATGATTGATAAAATTGTCTGGGAAGATGGCTGGCCTAGTATTGCGAATGATAGCCCATCGAGTGAGGCTGAAGCGCCTGTTTGTAAACAGAATTGA
- a CDS encoding glycoside hydrolase family 88 protein — MCKKVLVLLSLFIPFQFLFAQTNILTDFPKGCTPQEVGKRLAYHFVDGKHMLHAGKWISYPETFNWSGALKFGAITKDKKLVKLLQDKFEPLFTTEKALLPIMNHVDLNMFGSLPLEMYRVTKDKRYMDLGLPYAETQWEVPENANPEQKAWAEKGYSWETRLWIDDMYMITIVQTQAYKVTKDRKFIDRAAKEMAHYLDELQRPNGLFYHAPDVPFYWGRGNGWMAAGMAELLQCLPKDSKDRPRILKGYQAMMKSLKNYQNSNGLWNQLINESDCWSETSGSAMFTFALIKGVKNGWLDAKEYAPVVRKAWIALVSYINDRDEVTEVCVGTNKKNDKQYYYDRTRHAGDYHGQAPYLWCAVALLEK, encoded by the coding sequence ATGTGTAAGAAAGTACTTGTGTTATTATCACTATTTATCCCTTTTCAGTTCTTATTTGCTCAAACTAATATACTGACCGATTTTCCGAAAGGGTGCACCCCCCAAGAAGTAGGTAAACGATTGGCGTATCATTTTGTAGATGGAAAGCATATGCTTCATGCCGGGAAATGGATAAGTTATCCAGAAACTTTTAATTGGAGTGGAGCCCTTAAATTTGGTGCAATAACAAAAGACAAAAAACTTGTTAAGCTTCTGCAAGATAAATTTGAGCCTTTGTTTACAACAGAAAAGGCATTGTTACCCATTATGAATCATGTTGATTTGAATATGTTTGGAAGTTTGCCTTTGGAAATGTATCGAGTAACAAAAGATAAACGATATATGGATTTAGGACTCCCTTATGCTGAAACCCAATGGGAAGTTCCTGAAAATGCAAATCCAGAACAAAAGGCTTGGGCTGAAAAAGGTTATTCCTGGGAAACACGTTTATGGATTGATGACATGTATATGATCACTATTGTACAAACTCAAGCTTATAAAGTGACCAAAGATCGCAAATTTATTGATAGAGCAGCAAAAGAAATGGCACATTATCTGGATGAGTTACAACGTCCGAATGGTCTTTTTTATCATGCTCCTGATGTGCCGTTCTATTGGGGCCGGGGAAATGGATGGATGGCTGCTGGTATGGCAGAGCTGCTTCAGTGCTTACCTAAAGATAGCAAAGATCGCCCTCGTATCCTGAAAGGTTATCAAGCAATGATGAAAAGTTTGAAGAATTATCAAAATTCAAATGGTTTATGGAATCAGTTGATTAATGAGTCGGATTGCTGGTCAGAAACATCTGGATCGGCTATGTTTACTTTTGCACTTATTAAAGGAGTAAAAAATGGCTGGCTAGATGCAAAAGAATATGCTCCTGTTGTTCGAAAAGCCTGGATAGCTTTAGTTTCATATATCAACGATCGTGATGAAGTAACAGAGGTTTGTGTTGGCACAAATAAGAAGAATGACAAACAGTACTATTATGATCGTACTCGTCATGCAGGCGATTATCACGGGCAGGCTCCATATCTATGGTGCGCTGTCGCTCTTTTAGAAAAGTAA
- a CDS encoding RagB/SusD family nutrient uptake outer membrane protein, with protein sequence MRTKKYIVKGLATCLMVASLSACVDLEPKPMSFLTPENTFVDKNGLETLLCLCRKQMNFEWFGDAFNASNCETFSVYEYAWSDMAVMGGPETKEIHNMETQLTPTTNESLHLRYWSFGWNGIKYANTVISRVPKASGISTEEERNALLSEGYFHRSYWYYLLVNQFGDLPLILDEITEPKLDFYTVSRKTILAQLKKDMEFAVQWLPIDAPRGSVNRAAGEHLLAKICLCTGDFQEAIDATTRCINNYGLHLMTERFGVNVSDKTKDLFNDLFQEENISLAENKEAILVGQERFGLEGCSSASGSNRKRNFCPQWHAGSKVKTPDGKQGTTDASGIYGGYEELENLGRGLAKVRPTNYAQYTLWNNCSSDLRHNSNNWFDKSRIYYNRPAANGGSSKYFGQPVNPIYVTDTMRCYFSFPIVKVLIDKDDIKAGGNVPVGGFTDQYIFRLAETYLIRAEAYWWLGQMDLAKEDVNTIRRRAQAPELGSVTLDDILDERARELYLEEHRKTELTRIAFLMAEKGLDGYSLENFSTKNWYYDRIMQKNNFFSQQYYYSTNAFIMKPYHVLWPIPQNAIKSNTQGHINQNIGYDGAEDNIPVK encoded by the coding sequence ATGAGAACAAAAAAATATATAGTTAAGGGGTTAGCAACTTGTTTAATGGTAGCTAGCTTATCGGCTTGTGTAGATCTAGAGCCTAAGCCGATGTCTTTTTTAACGCCGGAGAATACTTTTGTAGATAAAAACGGTTTGGAAACGTTGCTTTGTCTGTGCCGTAAACAGATGAACTTTGAGTGGTTTGGAGATGCTTTTAATGCATCAAACTGTGAAACATTTTCTGTGTACGAATATGCATGGTCAGATATGGCTGTGATGGGAGGACCTGAAACAAAGGAAATTCATAATATGGAAACTCAGTTGACTCCTACTACTAATGAAAGTTTGCATCTTCGTTATTGGAGTTTTGGATGGAATGGTATTAAATATGCCAATACTGTGATTAGTCGTGTGCCTAAGGCTTCTGGCATTAGTACAGAGGAAGAAAGAAATGCCCTACTTTCTGAAGGTTATTTCCACCGTTCATATTGGTATTATTTACTGGTAAATCAGTTTGGAGATTTACCCTTAATATTAGATGAAATTACTGAACCGAAATTGGATTTTTATACTGTTTCTAGGAAAACTATTCTTGCACAGCTTAAAAAAGATATGGAATTTGCAGTGCAATGGTTACCAATAGATGCTCCACGTGGCAGTGTTAATAGAGCAGCTGGTGAACATCTGTTGGCTAAAATATGTCTTTGCACTGGTGATTTTCAGGAAGCTATAGATGCTACGACTAGGTGTATTAATAATTATGGATTACACTTGATGACCGAACGTTTTGGTGTTAATGTGTCAGATAAGACTAAAGATTTGTTCAATGATCTGTTCCAAGAAGAAAATATTAGTCTTGCGGAGAATAAAGAGGCTATTCTGGTAGGTCAAGAACGTTTTGGATTAGAAGGATGTTCTTCAGCTAGTGGCTCAAATCGTAAACGTAATTTCTGTCCTCAGTGGCATGCTGGAAGTAAAGTGAAAACACCGGATGGCAAGCAGGGAACAACAGATGCATCGGGTATTTACGGTGGGTATGAAGAGTTAGAAAATTTGGGAAGAGGTCTTGCTAAGGTACGCCCAACAAATTATGCTCAATATACACTTTGGAATAATTGTAGCAGTGATTTGAGACATAATTCTAACAATTGGTTTGACAAGTCTCGAATTTATTATAACCGTCCTGCTGCGAACGGTGGTAGTAGCAAATATTTTGGACAACCTGTAAATCCCATTTATGTAACTGACACAATGCGTTGCTATTTTTCATTTCCTATTGTGAAAGTGTTAATTGATAAAGATGATATAAAAGCTGGTGGAAATGTTCCTGTAGGTGGCTTTACTGACCAGTATATATTCCGTCTTGCTGAGACTTATTTGATTAGGGCTGAGGCATATTGGTGGTTAGGTCAGATGGACTTGGCTAAAGAAGATGTGAATACAATTCGTCGTCGTGCTCAAGCACCGGAGTTAGGATCTGTAACACTGGATGATATTTTGGATGAAAGAGCCCGTGAGTTATATTTGGAGGAACATCGCAAGACTGAACTTACACGTATTGCTTTTTTAATGGCAGAAAAGGGTTTGGATGGTTACTCTCTGGAGAACTTCTCTACAAAGAATTGGTATTACGATCGTATTATGCAAAAAAACAACTTCTTCTCACAACAATATTATTATTCGACAAATGCTTTTATAATGAAGCCGTACCATGTACTTTGGCCAATTCCGCAAAATGCTATTAAGTCAAATACCCAAGGTCATATCAATCAAAATATTGGCTATGATGGTGCCGAAGATAATATACCAGTTAAATGA